One genomic window of Equus caballus isolate H_3958 breed thoroughbred chromosome 6, TB-T2T, whole genome shotgun sequence includes the following:
- the COPS8 gene encoding COP9 signalosome complex subunit 8 isoform X2, producing the protein MPVAVMAEGAFSFKKLLDQCENQELEAPGGIATPPVYGQLLALYLLHNDMNNARYLWKRIPPAIKSANSELGGIWSVGQRIWQRDFPGIYTTINAHQWSETVQPIMEALRGILEQGWQADSTTRMVMPKKPVAGALDVPFSRFIPLSEPAPVPPIPNEQQLARLTDYVAFLEN; encoded by the exons ATGCCAGTGGCAGTGATGGCGGAAGGTGCTTTTAGTTTCAAAAAGTTGCTGGATCAGTGTGAGAACCAGGAGCTCGAG GCTCCTGGAGGAATTGCTACACCCCCAGTGTATGGTCAGCTTCTAGCTTTATATCTGCTCCATAATGACAT GAATAATGCAAGATATCTTTGGAAAAGAATACCACCTGCTATAAAATCT GCAAATTCTGAACTTGGAGGAATTTGGTCAGTGGGACAAAGAATCTGGCAGAGAGATTTCCCTGGGATCTATACAACCATCAACGCGCACCAGTGGTCTGAGACGGTCCAGCCAATCATGGAAGCCCTTAGAG GTATATTAGAGCAAGGATGGCAAGCGGACTCCACCACAAGAATGGTTATGCCCAAAAAGCCAG TTGCAGGGGCCCTGGATGTTCCCTTTAGCAGGTTTATTCCCCTGTCAG AGCCTGCCCCAGTTCCACCAATCCCCAATGAACAGCAGTTAGCCAGACTGACCGATTACGTGGCTTTCCTTGAAAACTGA
- the COPS8 gene encoding COP9 signalosome complex subunit 8 isoform X1: protein MPVAVMAEGAFSFKKLLDQCENQELEAPGGIATPPVYGQLLALYLLHNDMNNARYLWKRIPPAIKSANSELGGIWSVGQRIWQRDFPGIYTTINAHQWSETVQPIMEALRDATRRRAFTLVSQAYTSIIADDFAAFVGLPVEEAVKGILEQGWQADSTTRMVMPKKPVAGALDVPFSRFIPLSEPAPVPPIPNEQQLARLTDYVAFLEN, encoded by the exons ATGCCAGTGGCAGTGATGGCGGAAGGTGCTTTTAGTTTCAAAAAGTTGCTGGATCAGTGTGAGAACCAGGAGCTCGAG GCTCCTGGAGGAATTGCTACACCCCCAGTGTATGGTCAGCTTCTAGCTTTATATCTGCTCCATAATGACAT GAATAATGCAAGATATCTTTGGAAAAGAATACCACCTGCTATAAAATCT GCAAATTCTGAACTTGGAGGAATTTGGTCAGTGGGACAAAGAATCTGGCAGAGAGATTTCCCTGGGATCTATACAACCATCAACGCGCACCAGTGGTCTGAGACGGTCCAGCCAATCATGGAAGCCCTTAGAG ATGCAACACGGAGGCGAGCCTTCACCCTGGTCTCTCAAGCCTATACCTCGATCATTGCCGATGATTTTGCAGCCTTTGTCGGACTTCCTGTGGAGGAGGCTGTGAAAG GTATATTAGAGCAAGGATGGCAAGCGGACTCCACCACAAGAATGGTTATGCCCAAAAAGCCAG TTGCAGGGGCCCTGGATGTTCCCTTTAGCAGGTTTATTCCCCTGTCAG AGCCTGCCCCAGTTCCACCAATCCCCAATGAACAGCAGTTAGCCAGACTGACCGATTACGTGGCTTTCCTTGAAAACTGA